agaggtttttctatatatctatacaataaaaaaattcttcatatatataaaaccctaacccgataaaatttggaaggtgtttttatttttggaaaaatctttttattagtaatttttattcacataaaactgtattttttcaacaatatcatcaagaaaatcttcaatattAGGTAACCTAAATGTCTGTAACGTTATAGGGTTCCACAAAAAACAAATCCCAGAACACCAATAATCATCTCCATCTAAACAAAGAATAACTAATCATCCTTGATGGGATGGTTTTTGATAGAATTTTTTGTTACCACTTAATTCAGGTATGGATTTTCTAAAAGTTTTGTTGTTTGGTTCAAAAATGTTATAAAATGTTTGATTCTGCTTATTACCTTCTTCCTCAAATGGTATTACTAGCCACGGTGCTAACTTCGGAAATGGTGGGTGTTCCTGTTCACTTCTAAGATACACTGCCATCTGTTCCTCCATTGCTAGGCGTCTTCTCTTTTCTGAAGGTTCTTCTGAAGACCCCATTACTACTGACAATTTGGGAGGGATGGTGATAGGCCTGTCGATGGATACCGATTTTCTGTTAGCCGATAccgataccgataatccgttagccgttaccgctaccatccgacatagcggtaaacggatatccgataccgataagttAACGGATAATTCCTTCTTAACATAACGGTAGTGGAACCGTGcatttccgttaggtttagttccgttatccgctAACGTGCGTATTGCACGTGTAAATTTTTTCACTTGTGTTGTGTTTGTGTATCGTCGAAAATAGAGATGGAGTCATGGAgatgtctttttcttttcagaaaatatgattttttcttttgctagaagCCTAGAACATCTGAATATTTGTACGTCTGTTTTTGTgtgtgtggcatggatttagaacctgttttgttggatttaatagttgatatgtgtttttagcctattttctgtttgtaccggatggtaacggataaatatccgttatccgataaATCCAACATAACGACAACGTTTTTGATTTTCCTATTTCCGCCGGAActtaacggataacggatatccgcTAATTTTTAATGGCAGCGGTAGCGGAAGAGATAATATCCGTTACGTTAACATCCATTGACAGTCCTAGATGGTGATTTTTCCACGGTTAAAAGTTGGAGCGTTGAATGTTGGGCTATTTGGGCTTATATGGCCTGGACTGGGTTGCTAACTACAGAGCTCCTTTAGGCCCTTATTTTTGTACATTTGCTTGGCTAAAAGGACCTAACGTTTGGTAAAATTACAAATGTTGACCAAATTGAATCTCTGATATAATCTACAGAAAAGGAAGAAATCCCCATTTATTTTCAGATCAGTAGTATATTGAAGAAGAGTACGACAGAAATCAGTGAAGATGTTTTGGTTAGAAGCCGTTCTTCCATTAGGAATCATTGCTGGATTTCTTTGTGTGATGGGTAATTCTCAGTATTACATCTACAAAGCAGCTAATGGCAGGGTAAGAAACGCgaaatgaaaaccctaaatttttgtgTCCTTGTAGCTAATTTGTACTTATTGATTTTGTTAATTTTTCAGCCTAAGCATATCGGTAATGATATGTGGGATGTGGCTATGGACAGAAGGGACAAGAAGCTGGTCGAGAAATTGTATGCTGAGCAGAACTAGGTCagatttgtttttgtttaatACCTGATTCATTGTTAGTGTTCGCAGAAATTGGTTTTGGATAGATGGATTTGTTTTTCTGTATCTAAGTTACTTTGGGCATGTGATTTGATTGACtatttttagggatgatgtgataAGTTAGGGTTTTGTCTGGTTTCTTCGTTTGTTGAATTGTTTTGTTTCAGTCTGTGGGTGTTGGATTGATTTTTCATTTCCATGGGGAATTGGCTTATCATTGTTGAAACGAGGACTTTTAGTGATTGGCACTTGGGAATGAAAGTTAGATTGTCATGAAATGTTACTAAATATGGGGGTAGTTTAAGGGAGTTTTGTGTGTGGGAATGAAGAACATTATGTTTATTAGATGGCCATTTCTGTGGATGTTGTTGCTGAGTGAAAGAGAATTAGATAAAAGATGGAAACTGTCAGTTCTTTAAGGTTGGAGTGCACATAAGAAAAGAATGAGTTTGAGGGTTACCAATCAATTTGTAGCATCATTTCTTCTCCTCCCTAGTTTGACAGTCTTTTAATTGTTTATAGGGCTCATCTTATCCTACCATCTTGTCGCAATCAATCCTGTttcagttcttcttcttttcttcctgtAGAAGGTGAATATCAGAAAAATAGGTCTCTTGCATCTTGAATTCAGGAATTAGAGTTTACAAATAATGATTGGCTCGCTATTCACCCGGTCGTTTGTGGAAAATGTGAAAACTGTTTACTGTCTCATGTATTTGTATCAGGTTGTGTGTAAATTCAGAGATGCTATTTCTGCTTTCCGATATTCCTGTACTTTAACTATATTTTGTTGTTAGCTGCGGCAGCATTGTCACAATGAATGCACAATGTCAATAGGTTTTGTGCATCTTCAGTGTCTAGGAAAGAATTTCACATGTCAAGTGTTATTTTTTGCATTGTTCTTAAAGTCCCTTTGATAGTGATGCATTTAGTTTTTCGCCAGCGAGAAGAGTGGTATCTAACATGAGATTGTTTTTCGTCTTTACAACAACACATCTGCCTAATTAATTCCTTGTCGTTGCTAAAACTTGTTAGTTCGACTGGTAAACGCCAAAGGTTCCAGAAAACACTGATTTTTGTATTGCCTAAGAAATTGGCCATTTCTGGAATTTACTAGGACAACTCTAAAAAGTTACAGATTCAAACAGTACTGCGTCCTAGAAGATTGAACCCCTAGAGTGCAAATCAGAAATTAGGTTGACTTTGAATGGCAGGTATTCGTATTTCAAAATGCTGGgtggaatgataataataatattaatgttAGTTCGAATGGTAAACGCTAAATGTTCCAGAAAACACTGATTTCCGTATTGCCTAAGAAATTGGCCATTTCTGGAATTTACTAGGACAACTCTAAAAAGTTACAGACTCAAACAGTACTGCGTCCTAGAAGATTGAACCCCTAGAGTGCAAATCAGAAATTAGGTTGACTTTGAATGGCAGGTATTCTTATTTCAAAATGCTAGGTGGAATGAAAATATTAAGGCTCTCATCTAACTGTTGAGGTACAATCGTGGATTGATGATGAGTTGTTCTTTAGTATGGGAAGTTTCTCATGTATCCCACTTTGGTACTTCTTTCCTCCCTGTGGCTCTAAGTGTCACTACTTTGTTCTAGTGCTTCAGTTAGGTTTTCTTGGTTTCGTCTCTTTAGAAGAATCCCTAGTCAGTAGTCACCATTTACTCAAATTTTTAAGCCCCAGAAACCAAATCATTGCTATTAATAATGTTGTCCCTCAATCTATCACCTAGAAATGACATGGCAAAAcaagaattagtttttttttttttattcttagtCGAAGATCACTAATTCCTGTAATGCCTAAGATGTTAGTCATTTCTGGAACTTGGTAGGTTCTTTTTTTTATGCTAAACCCTGTAAGTTTCAACAGCAAAGCCAAATGTTCCAGAAAACCCTGATTCCTGTAATGCGTAAGACATTAGTCACTTCTGGAACTTACTTGGACAACTCTAAAAATTTGCATGCTAGAAAATTGAACCTCTAGGATGCAAATCAGAAATTAGGTTGACTTTGAATGGCAGGTATTCTTATTTCATGATGCGGAGTGGAATCATAATGCTAGGGCTCTCATCTAACTGTTGGGGTACAATCGTGGATGGATGATGTGTCGTTCTCTAGTATGGGAGCTTTCTCATTTTTTGCACTTTGATGCTCTCTCTctccccctctctctctctctcaacacCACTGGATTGTTGTAGTGCTTTAGTTGAGTTCTCTTGGTttcatcactttagagaaaccctaattagtagTCACCGTTCACTCGAAATTTTAAGCACCTGAAACCAATTCATTGTTATTAATAGTGTTTTCCTTCACTTCTATCACCTACAAACGACACAGCTAATCAAATTTGTTTAGTTGATGACTTTGTTCTAAGTGTATATGGGCGAGTTACTAGTTTACTTGTAAGTGCCAGACTGATGAAGCAACAGTTACTTCTAGAGAAGCTATAAATTGAAAGGTGGTCCTGTAAGTACTGTTTGGTTAAAGCAGATACTTGAAGATGGATAAACCAAAATGCAAGTTTGACTGAGTCAGATGTTGGTTTACAATTTTACATAGATTCAAGCAGACAATTACTAAGATTCCGGGTACCCTTTACATAGAAGAAATATGGAACTCCCCTTAATTTGTTATTATTACTTATTAAGATTCCGGGTACCCTTTACTATTTATTAGCCGTGAATCCTATACTCGCGGGAAGAGTAAGTTTTAGGACGTAGAAGAACTACTTTGAGCATACCCTGATTACAAACTGATATACATGCTGCAAATAAGCGTTCTCAATTGTGATTGTGGAAACCTTGTTGGTCTTGCTTTGGCAGTAGTTGTTCTTTTTTCTCTTGTCTCGTCTTGTCTCATCTCATCCTGTCTTTCAATTTATTCTTGGTTGGTGTTTTTGTGATATAAATTTGCTGAAGCCTAAGTTAGAactgactttttcttttctttttcattttttgtgACTGGAATCCAGGTAATGGTGTCAATTCACTCTCATCTGTAAGGAAATAAAGTGCTGATGTATCCACTAAAACTACTCATTGAGATGCTTCGAATGCAGCTCTGACTTTGTTCCTTTTATTTTACCTCTTTCAGtttggttttgtaacaattatgccATTGTGTTTATGTTTGACAAATCTCCGATACACGGTTAGGTTTGTATTTGGGTTCAACTTCATGAATGAGAACGAGCACTTGAGACaatttatattctcataataGTTCCAACATAGCAGGGAACAACAACTCTATAAGAAACCATTCTTGGTTTCAATCTTTCTGAGTTCTCCAGTATTGCTCGGAGAACTGTAACGAAGTGATTACTTTCCAGGTAG
This portion of the Papaver somniferum cultivar HN1 chromosome 11, ASM357369v1, whole genome shotgun sequence genome encodes:
- the LOC113324212 gene encoding NADH dehydrogenase [ubiquinone] 1 alpha subcomplex subunit 1 — protein: RRVRQKSVKMFWLEAVLPLGIIAGFLCVMGNSQYYIYKAANGRPKHIGNDMWDVAMDRRDKKLVEKLYAEQN